One genomic segment of Hymenobacter psoromatis includes these proteins:
- a CDS encoding YceI family protein: protein MTDPENHAKFVGHMSSDDFFGAEKYPTSTFKITSIKPIAGAAADADNSTITGEMTIKGVTQQISFPAKVGVKNGVAAATGKVTIDRTKFGLKYGSKTFFDSIGDKAIYDEFTLAFNIVAKQ, encoded by the coding sequence ATTACCGACCCGGAAAACCACGCCAAATTTGTGGGTCACATGAGCAGCGACGATTTCTTCGGCGCGGAGAAATACCCCACTTCGACCTTCAAAATCACCAGCATCAAGCCCATCGCGGGCGCGGCGGCCGATGCTGATAACTCGACCATTACCGGCGAGATGACCATCAAGGGCGTGACGCAGCAAATCAGCTTCCCGGCCAAGGTAGGTGTGAAGAATGGGGTAGCCGCCGCCACCGGCAAAGTGACCATCGACCGCACCAAGTTCGGCCTGAAATACGGCTCGAAAACCTTCTTTGACAGTATCGGCGATAAAGCCATCTACGACGAGTTTACGCTGGCTTTCAATATTGTAGCCAAGCAATAG
- the lpdA gene encoding dihydrolipoyl dehydrogenase, with the protein MALQFDLVVIGSGPGGYVAAIRAAQLGLKVGVIERESLGGICLNWGCIPTKALLKTAQVYEYLQHAQDYGLTVKEVGFDFEAVIKRSRGVADGMSKGINFLFKKNKIEAVMGTGKLLAPGQVEVTRADGTTETVTAKSIILATGARARQLPNLPIDDQKIIGYRKAMTPDSLPKSMVIVGSGAIGVEFAYFYRAMGTEVTIVEYLPRIVPVEDEEVSRQMEKSYKKLGINILTNAEVTKVDTSGAGCNVFIKTAKGEQQIACDVVLSAVGVQTNLENLGLEALGIKTEKGRIVVDNFYQTNVPGIFAIGDIVPGPALAHVASAEGIICVEKITGHHPEPLNYQNIPGCTYAQPEIASVGYTEAEARAKGYDVRVGKFPFSASGKAAAAGVKDGFVKVIFDKKYGEWLGAHMIGANVTEMIAEVVVARKLETTGHEIIKSVHPHPTMSEAIMEATAAAYDEVIHL; encoded by the coding sequence ATGGCATTGCAATTTGACCTGGTAGTAATTGGTTCAGGGCCTGGTGGCTACGTGGCCGCCATCCGCGCCGCGCAGCTGGGGCTGAAAGTGGGCGTAATCGAGCGCGAAAGCCTCGGTGGCATCTGCCTCAACTGGGGCTGCATCCCCACCAAAGCCCTGCTCAAAACCGCCCAGGTATACGAATACCTCCAGCACGCCCAGGACTATGGCCTGACGGTGAAGGAGGTGGGCTTCGACTTCGAGGCCGTTATCAAGCGCAGCCGGGGGGTAGCCGACGGCATGAGCAAGGGCATCAATTTCTTGTTTAAGAAGAATAAGATTGAAGCCGTGATGGGCACCGGCAAGCTGCTGGCCCCCGGCCAGGTAGAAGTGACCCGCGCCGACGGCACCACCGAAACCGTAACGGCCAAGAGCATCATCCTGGCCACCGGCGCGCGCGCCCGCCAGCTCCCCAACCTGCCGATTGACGACCAGAAAATCATCGGCTACCGCAAAGCCATGACCCCCGACAGCCTGCCCAAAAGCATGGTTATTGTGGGTTCCGGGGCCATCGGCGTCGAGTTCGCCTACTTCTACCGTGCAATGGGCACCGAGGTAACCATCGTGGAGTACTTGCCGCGCATCGTGCCGGTGGAGGACGAGGAGGTATCACGCCAGATGGAGAAATCCTATAAGAAGCTGGGTATCAACATCCTCACTAATGCCGAAGTGACCAAAGTGGATACCAGCGGCGCGGGCTGTAACGTGTTCATCAAAACGGCTAAGGGCGAACAGCAAATTGCCTGCGACGTGGTGCTGAGCGCCGTGGGCGTGCAAACCAACCTCGAAAACCTGGGCCTCGAAGCGCTGGGCATCAAGACGGAAAAGGGCCGCATCGTGGTCGATAATTTCTACCAGACCAACGTGCCCGGCATCTTCGCCATCGGCGACATCGTGCCCGGCCCGGCGCTGGCCCACGTGGCCTCGGCCGAGGGCATTATCTGCGTCGAGAAAATCACGGGTCACCACCCCGAGCCGCTTAATTACCAGAATATTCCCGGTTGCACTTACGCCCAGCCCGAAATCGCCAGCGTGGGCTATACCGAGGCCGAGGCCAGGGCTAAAGGCTACGACGTGCGGGTGGGCAAATTCCCGTTCTCGGCCTCCGGCAAAGCCGCCGCGGCCGGCGTAAAGGACGGCTTCGTGAAAGTCATCTTCGACAAGAAATATGGCGAGTGGCTGGGTGCCCACATGATTGGGGCCAACGTGACGGAGATGATTGCCGAGGTCGTGGTGGCCCGCAAGCTCGAAACCACCGGCCACGAAATTATTAAATCCGTGCACCCCCACCCCACCATGAGCGAAGCCATTATGGAAGCGACGGCTGCCGCCTATGATGAGGTAATTCACTTATAA
- a CDS encoding tetratricopeptide repeat protein, with the protein MNLRATAYLPAALALLALATGCATTTETDRPTAGSSADVLRSAPSAATPAAEATGPTALPMPDPAAATAPTPPGAAEALDAPSAEAATATADPNALSTSAASAERAAERKLTAADYRYQLARANLVLKTKPRDARARLERAKAYSNLKKYQEAKPDYVAALRAMRGNPDVYYNKGVNELMLKEYKAASTDFSGAVKFRPDDKEAFFGRGVAKMQMYQYKAAVSDFTRALAIDSLYADALEYRGISYSSYDRVKEARRDLEKAARLNPEAERSLRRYGKSNSMVRGGKK; encoded by the coding sequence ATGAACCTACGCGCTACTGCTTATTTGCCCGCGGCCCTGGCCCTGCTCGCCCTGGCCACTGGCTGCGCCACTACCACCGAAACCGACCGCCCCACGGCCGGCTCGTCGGCCGATGTGCTGCGGAGCGCGCCCTCGGCCGCCACGCCGGCCGCCGAGGCCACCGGCCCGACCGCCCTGCCTATGCCCGACCCGGCCGCCGCTACGGCCCCTACCCCCCCCGGTGCGGCCGAAGCCCTCGACGCACCCTCGGCCGAAGCCGCGACGGCCACGGCCGACCCGAACGCGCTCTCGACTAGCGCCGCTAGCGCCGAGCGCGCCGCCGAGCGCAAGCTCACTGCTGCCGACTACCGCTACCAGCTGGCCCGCGCCAACCTGGTGCTCAAAACCAAGCCCCGCGACGCCCGCGCCCGCCTGGAGCGCGCCAAGGCGTACTCCAATCTCAAAAAATACCAGGAGGCCAAACCCGACTACGTGGCCGCCCTGCGCGCCATGCGCGGCAACCCCGACGTGTATTACAACAAAGGCGTGAACGAGCTGATGCTGAAGGAGTATAAAGCCGCCTCCACTGACTTTAGCGGGGCCGTCAAGTTTCGGCCCGATGATAAGGAAGCCTTCTTCGGCCGGGGTGTGGCCAAGATGCAGATGTACCAGTACAAGGCCGCCGTGTCGGACTTCACCCGCGCCCTGGCCATCGACTCGCTCTACGCCGATGCCCTGGAATACCGCGGCATCAGCTACTCCAGCTACGACCGCGTGAAGGAGGCCCGCCGCGACCTCGAAAAAGCCGCCCGCCTCAACCCCGAAGCCGAACGGAGCCTACGCCGCTACGGCAAAAGCAACAGTATGGTGCGCGGGGGCAAAAAGTAG
- a CDS encoding YfiT family bacillithiol transferase: protein MPTPELDPLRYPVGRPVLPTAPLTPAERASYLRQLAELPAQLTAAARQVGGERLQLPYRPGGWTGRQVIHHVADTHLNLYSRFRLALTEDNPTVRPFDEAAWAELPDVAITPIEVSLSLLSSLHTRWVSLLQQLTPDQWQRTFYHPRYDTTLTLDQALVQYAWHGQHHLAHLLGLREQ, encoded by the coding sequence ATGCCTACTCCCGAACTCGACCCGCTCCGCTACCCCGTGGGCCGGCCCGTGCTACCCACCGCCCCGCTCACGCCCGCCGAGCGGGCGAGCTACTTGCGCCAATTGGCCGAACTACCCGCCCAGCTCACGGCGGCGGCGCGGCAGGTAGGCGGCGAGCGCCTGCAGCTGCCCTACCGGCCCGGCGGCTGGACCGGCCGCCAGGTTATCCACCACGTAGCCGATACGCACCTCAACCTATACTCCCGCTTTCGGCTGGCCCTTACGGAGGATAATCCGACCGTGCGGCCGTTTGACGAAGCGGCCTGGGCCGAACTGCCCGACGTGGCCATCACGCCCATCGAGGTATCGCTGAGCTTACTGAGTAGCCTGCATACGCGCTGGGTGAGCCTGCTCCAGCAACTCACCCCCGACCAGTGGCAGCGCACTTTTTACCACCCGCGCTACGACACTACCCTCACTCTGGACCAGGCTTTAGTGCAATACGCCTGGCACGGCCAGCACCACCTGGCGCATCTGTTAGGGCTGCGCGAGCAGTAG